The Kitasatospora sp. NBC_00374 genome has a segment encoding these proteins:
- a CDS encoding CoA transferase, translated as MTNDHATADAWAAISDTPELAAAVRHKSAPGTLPSRLAVRDLARATVAACSLAAAQLLATRNDTRLPDVEVDEEAVATAFVSERHLRIDGRTPVSFAPHSGFFRTADGWVRTHANYPHHRARLLAALGLPAEADAARLAAELATRAAVDVQETAYAADALAVAVAPVDPAREPLPLVETLAGGPTDRSLAAAPLPAAGVRVLDLTRVIAGPVATRTLALLGADVLRLDAPHLPESEDAQADTGFGKRSARLDLADRAALDGLLAEADVVITGYRPHALDRFGLSPDALAERHPGLITAQLCAWGWTGPWADRRGFDSLVQAGRGIADLESAPDGTPCALPAQALDHGTGYLLAAAVLHALTQRQLNGRGTRLRLSLAGTADWLIGLPRTDGAGPDAEQGRTPDRWLTETPSPYGLLRHARPPIGYAGAPATWTRGPSRWGTDRPSWT; from the coding sequence ATGACGAACGATCATGCCACCGCGGACGCCTGGGCCGCGATCAGCGACACGCCGGAACTCGCCGCCGCCGTACGCCACAAGAGCGCGCCCGGGACACTCCCCTCCCGGCTGGCCGTGCGCGACCTGGCCCGCGCCACCGTCGCGGCCTGCTCGCTCGCGGCCGCCCAACTCCTCGCCACCCGCAACGACACGCGGCTGCCCGACGTCGAGGTGGACGAGGAGGCGGTCGCCACGGCCTTCGTCAGCGAGCGGCACCTGCGGATCGACGGCCGGACCCCGGTCAGCTTCGCGCCGCACTCGGGCTTCTTCCGGACCGCCGACGGCTGGGTGCGCACCCACGCCAACTACCCGCACCACCGCGCCCGGCTGCTCGCCGCCCTCGGCCTCCCGGCCGAGGCCGACGCCGCCCGGCTGGCCGCGGAGCTCGCCACCCGCGCGGCCGTCGACGTCCAGGAGACCGCGTACGCCGCCGACGCGCTGGCCGTCGCCGTCGCCCCCGTGGACCCGGCACGCGAGCCGCTGCCGCTGGTCGAGACCCTGGCCGGCGGCCCGACCGACCGCTCCCTGGCGGCCGCGCCGCTCCCCGCGGCCGGCGTGCGCGTCCTCGACCTGACCCGGGTCATCGCCGGCCCGGTCGCCACCCGCACCCTCGCCCTGCTCGGCGCGGACGTGCTGCGCCTCGACGCCCCGCACCTGCCCGAGAGCGAGGACGCGCAGGCGGACACCGGGTTCGGCAAGCGCTCCGCCCGGCTCGACCTCGCCGACCGGGCCGCGCTGGACGGTCTGCTCGCCGAGGCGGACGTCGTAATCACCGGCTACCGCCCGCACGCACTCGACCGGTTCGGCCTGTCGCCGGACGCACTGGCCGAGCGCCACCCGGGGCTGATCACCGCCCAGCTCTGCGCCTGGGGGTGGACCGGCCCGTGGGCGGACCGGCGCGGCTTCGACAGCCTGGTGCAGGCGGGCCGCGGCATCGCGGACCTGGAGTCCGCCCCCGACGGAACGCCCTGCGCCCTCCCCGCCCAGGCCCTCGACCACGGCACCGGCTACCTGCTCGCCGCCGCTGTGCTGCACGCCCTGACGCAACGCCAGCTGAACGGCCGCGGCACCCGGCTGCGCCTCTCGCTCGCCGGCACCGCCGACTGGCTGATCGGCCTGCCCCGGACCGACGGCGCCGGGCCCGACGCCGAGCAGGGCCGCACGCCCGACCGCTGGCTCACCGAGACCCCGAGCCCGTACGGCCTGCTGCGGCACGCCCGCCCGCCGATCGGCTACGCCGGCGCACCGGCCACCTGGACGCGCGGCCCGAGCCGCTGGGGGACCGACCGACCGTCCTGGACCTGA